The genomic stretch AGAGTCCGGGGGCGGCAGCGTGCTCGCCGCCCAATTGCGTCCCCACCACGGCCAGCAGCACGATGGCCACCACGTCCTGGAAGATGAGCAAGGCGGTGGCTTTGCGGGCCAGGGGGGTGCCGCGCTCGCCCCGGTCGGCGATGGTCTGCAAGGCCACCGCGGTCGAGGAGAGAGCCAGCGAGCCGGCGATCAGCACGGCCGTCAGGGGAGGGAATTCTAAGGTCCACAGAACAGCCCCGATGGCCCCGGCCGTCAGGCCCCATTGAAGGGGGCCCAGTCCCAGGAAGTCCTTGCGGCTGGACCACAGTTCCTTGAGCGAAAAGTGCAGGCCGATGTCGAAGAGCAGGAAGATGACGCCGAATTCGGCCAGAAGACTCACCGTCTCGTTCATGCCTACCAGTCCGGTGGCCGAAGGCCCCACCACCACCCCGGCCAGGAAATAGCCCAGGATGGCGGGGACCCCCAGACGCGGCAGCAGGGTCGTCGACGCCACTCCTGCAATGAGCAGCACGGCCAGCGGTACGAGCGCGTGAAGGTGTTCAGGCATAGCTTATCGATCAGGCCCCCTCGGGCATCAAGGACAAACGGCGCCGCTCTCCACCCAGGCCTGGAAAAGCTCTCCCAGCCGTTGCTGGCTTCCGGGAGGCGGAGCGCGGTTGGAGCCGGGATGCCAGGCCCAGCCTACCAGTCCGTCGTCGGCCATGTGACGGACGACCTCCTGCAGCGATTTGCCTCCGTTGCGCTGGGGGTCTTTCAACTGGGCGCAGATCTCGGAAACCGTTTTTCCTTCCCAGGCCATGCTGGCCGGAGCCAGTCGCCAGGGGGAGTGTCCGGGAACACCGGCGGGATCGAAGTTTTCCGAGTGGTGGCAGCCGATGCAGCGCATCCCGGCCACTCCGATTCCGCCCAATCCGCGTTCCACGCGGGGCATGTGAGGACGCTGGTCGTCCCCCTGCAAGGGCCGGTCCCCCGAGGGATGACAGTTGACGCAACGGGGGTGGAGCAGCACTTTGCCGGTTTCCGCGAAGATAGCCGCCGAGCGTTCGGCCTCGTCCTCGATGGAGGCGAAAGCGCCGGGGGGACGCAGGTCTTGCTCCACCGGCTGCGCCGGCTGGGCGGCGTTCAAGAAGAGCAGGGCGGCCAGCAGGACGGGCAAAGGCAACAGGCACAAGAGTCGAAGGCTGATTCTCATGAGGATTCCTCCTCGGCCAGGGAACGTTGAAAGGGCAGCCGGCGGACGCTCTGTCCGGTTAACGCAGCCCAGGCGTTGGCCACCGCAGGAGCGATGGGGGGAACGCCCGGCTCGCCGACCCCGGTGGGATCCTCGCCGGAAGGCACGATGTGCACCTCGACCTCGGGCATCTCCTCGAAGCGCAGGGGCCAGTAGTCGTGGAAGTTGCTCTGCCTGACCCGTCCGTCCTCGAGGATGATTTCGTTGTAGAGCGCCGCTCCCAGTCCGAAGCCGATCCCGCTTTCCATCTGAGCCTGGATGATGTTGGGATTGATGGCAATGCCGCAGTCCACCGCGCACACCACCTTGTGGACGCGCGGCAGTCCGTTCTCGCCGCGGGAAATCTCGACGACTTGAGCCACGTAGCTGCTGAACGACTCGTGCACGGCCACGCCGCGGGCGCGTCCTTCGGGCAGCGGGCTGCCCCAGCCGGCCTTTTCGGCCGCCAGCTTAAGGACTCCGGCATGGCGCGGATGCTCCGAGAGCATCTTGAGCCGCCACTCCACGGGGTCCTTTCCCGCCTTGCGGGCCAGGTCGTCGAGGAAGGTCTCGGTGGAGTAAGCGGTGTGGGTGTGGCCCACCGAGCGCCACCACAGCACCGGGACCTTGACGTCGCTGACCGTGTGCAGAGTCACCCGCAGGTTGGGGATGGCGTAGGGCAGGCCTCTG from Acidobacteriota bacterium encodes the following:
- a CDS encoding Isoquinoline 1-oxidoreductase subunit, translated to MRISLRLLCLLPLPVLLAALLFLNAAQPAQPVEQDLRPPGAFASIEDEAERSAAIFAETGKVLLHPRCVNCHPSGDRPLQGDDQRPHMPRVERGLGGIGVAGMRCIGCHHSENFDPAGVPGHSPWRLAPASMAWEGKTVSEICAQLKDPQRNGGKSLQEVVRHMADDGLVGWAWHPGSNRAPPPGSQQRLGELFQAWVESGAVCP